In the Muricauda sp. MAR_2010_75 genome, one interval contains:
- a CDS encoding BatA domain-containing protein has protein sequence MQFKHPEILWALALLVIPVIIHLFQLRRYKKTPFTNVAMLQKVVSESRKSNSLKKWLLLLTRLCLLAAIIVAFAQPFSSTETALKEKETVVYLDNSFSMQAKINGLSLMEKAVQDLIRNIGDETVFSLFTNENTYNGVTVKNIQNVLLSFPYSHKQLNLEEIKLKAATLFSKSNGSVKNLILISDFQQRIAANNPVTDSLISMYLVPIRPRETQNVAIDSIYLDDELSEQPKLTALLSGGSEEQNLPISLFNNDTLIAKSAAKFNANGTAEVVFSIPGNTKINGKLSLTENGLGYDNRFYFSINEREKIKILAISASENDYLERLYPENEFSFQKSQLNQLDYSALDEQNVVVLDNLQSIPNSLQKVLLTFKENGGTLIVVPSNESDITSYNSFLSSFSAIQMTEKVANSTKVTSISFDHPLYTNVFEKEVTNFQYPTVKEYFRIRSRMSKILALENNDAFLLGNDGFYVFTASLETSNSNFKNSPLIVPTFYNMATSSLQLPEIYHTLGEITTIDISTNLGSDDILNVSREDYDFIPLQQTFPNRVRLTFDQNPALDGIYTINQQGRALQNISFNYPRAESKLNYLEVESLPNARTQDSIGSLFEYLEAESNITAYWKWFVILALLLALTEVLIQKFIT, from the coding sequence ATGCAGTTTAAACATCCGGAAATTCTTTGGGCCCTCGCACTACTTGTCATTCCTGTTATCATTCACCTTTTTCAATTACGGCGGTATAAAAAGACCCCTTTCACCAATGTAGCCATGCTACAAAAGGTAGTGTCAGAATCCCGAAAAAGCAATAGCTTAAAAAAATGGTTGCTGCTCTTGACGCGCTTATGCTTGTTGGCTGCCATTATTGTTGCCTTTGCCCAACCTTTTTCATCCACTGAAACGGCACTGAAAGAAAAAGAGACCGTGGTCTATTTAGACAATTCCTTCAGCATGCAGGCCAAGATCAATGGACTTTCCCTCATGGAAAAAGCAGTTCAAGACCTTATCCGAAATATTGGGGACGAAACGGTTTTTAGTCTGTTCACTAATGAGAATACATACAACGGTGTAACTGTAAAGAACATTCAAAATGTGTTGTTGTCATTTCCGTATTCCCACAAGCAATTGAATCTTGAGGAAATCAAACTGAAGGCGGCCACCTTATTTTCAAAATCAAATGGCAGTGTCAAGAATTTAATTTTGATTTCCGATTTCCAACAACGGATTGCAGCAAACAATCCTGTAACAGATTCTCTAATATCCATGTATCTGGTTCCTATTCGGCCTAGGGAGACACAGAACGTGGCCATTGATTCCATTTATCTTGATGATGAATTGTCAGAACAACCTAAGCTTACGGCATTGCTTTCTGGAGGTTCAGAAGAGCAGAATTTACCCATTTCCTTGTTCAATAACGATACGCTTATTGCGAAATCCGCAGCTAAATTCAATGCCAATGGTACAGCTGAGGTGGTCTTTTCCATTCCGGGAAATACAAAAATCAACGGAAAACTCAGCCTTACAGAAAATGGATTGGGGTATGACAACCGATTCTATTTCAGTATCAATGAAAGGGAAAAAATAAAAATATTGGCCATCAGTGCTTCAGAAAATGATTATTTGGAAAGACTGTATCCTGAAAATGAGTTCTCATTCCAGAAATCCCAGTTGAACCAATTGGATTATAGTGCGCTGGATGAGCAAAATGTGGTGGTTCTTGACAACCTTCAATCCATACCCAATAGTTTGCAAAAAGTCCTTCTTACGTTTAAGGAAAATGGTGGGACGCTCATAGTGGTTCCCTCAAACGAAAGCGATATAACTTCCTATAATTCATTTTTATCCAGCTTTTCGGCCATTCAAATGACAGAAAAAGTGGCGAACAGTACCAAAGTAACCTCCATTTCTTTTGATCATCCGTTGTACACAAACGTATTTGAAAAAGAAGTCACCAATTTTCAATACCCTACCGTAAAAGAATATTTCAGGATACGATCAAGAATGTCCAAAATTCTTGCTCTGGAGAACAATGATGCTTTTCTATTGGGAAATGATGGCTTTTACGTGTTTACGGCCTCTTTGGAAACAAGCAACTCCAACTTTAAAAATTCCCCCCTGATTGTGCCCACATTTTATAATATGGCCACATCAAGCCTTCAGTTACCGGAAATTTACCATACACTTGGTGAAATCACTACAATAGATATTTCAACAAACTTGGGCAGCGATGATATTTTAAATGTATCGAGAGAAGATTACGACTTTATCCCATTGCAGCAAACCTTTCCAAATCGTGTGCGATTGACCTTTGATCAAAATCCCGCATTAGATGGAATTTACACTATCAATCAGCAGGGACGGGCTTTGCAGAACATCAGTTTTAACTATCCCAGAGCTGAAAGCAAACTCAACTATCTGGAGGTTGAAAGTCTGCCAAATGCCCGCACCCAAGATAGCATTGGGTCACTTTTTGAATACTTGGAAGCCGAAAGTAATATTACCGCATATTGGAAATGGTTTGTTATTTTAGCGTTGCTTTTGGCGTTGACCGAGGTACTCATCCAAAAATTCATTACATGA
- a CDS encoding membrane protein: MSKPNPGRTTAIVAYITIVGCLIAITMNMEPKNAFARFHIRQAFGIHLLFHALAVALTFSGIVYLSIPLYLFYLVLWGYGFIQALNEKNKPLPVLGTYFQKWFTFIS, translated from the coding sequence GTGAGCAAACCTAATCCGGGAAGAACAACGGCCATTGTGGCCTACATCACCATCGTAGGGTGTTTAATTGCCATTACCATGAATATGGAACCCAAAAATGCCTTTGCCCGGTTTCATATTCGGCAGGCTTTTGGAATTCATTTACTGTTCCATGCTTTGGCCGTGGCGCTAACATTTTCTGGAATTGTTTATCTATCCATCCCCCTATACCTTTTTTATTTGGTACTATGGGGCTACGGATTCATCCAAGCTCTGAATGAAAAAAACAAGCCCCTGCCTGTTCTGGGCACCTATTTTCAAAAATGGTTTACCTTTATTTCATAA
- a CDS encoding alpha/beta hydrolase, with amino-acid sequence MSPTSLSLEYLIRPSSLKSGKKPGLFMFHGYGSNEEDLFSFASELPEELEVISVRAPYDLDPFGHAWYAINFDAEYGKWSDDEQAKTSRDKIVAFMDESIAAFDLDEENITLLGFSQGTILSYAVALSFPEKVKNVVALSGYINKSILREDYAEKDHSNLHIYASHGQVDQVIPVEWAQKTPDFLKKLNIDFIYEEFPIGHGVSQQNFYSFRKWLVEHL; translated from the coding sequence ATGTCCCCAACCTCATTGTCTTTGGAGTACCTAATACGTCCCTCATCATTAAAATCAGGAAAGAAACCCGGTCTATTCATGTTCCATGGTTATGGAAGCAATGAAGAGGACCTTTTTTCCTTTGCATCGGAACTTCCGGAGGAATTGGAGGTGATTTCGGTTAGGGCTCCTTATGATTTGGACCCTTTTGGCCATGCTTGGTATGCCATTAATTTTGATGCGGAATACGGTAAATGGAGTGATGATGAGCAAGCCAAAACATCTAGGGATAAAATTGTGGCCTTTATGGACGAGTCTATTGCGGCTTTTGATTTGGATGAAGAAAATATTACCCTTCTGGGCTTTAGCCAAGGCACCATTTTGAGTTATGCCGTTGCCCTTTCCTTTCCAGAGAAGGTGAAAAATGTAGTAGCGTTGAGCGGTTACATCAACAAAAGTATTTTGCGCGAAGATTATGCTGAAAAAGACCATAGCAACCTCCATATTTATGCTTCCCACGGTCAGGTGGACCAAGTAATTCCAGTAGAATGGGCCCAGAAAACCCCAGATTTCTTAAAAAAGTTGAATATTGACTTCATCTATGAGGAATTCCCTATTGGACATGGCGTTTCACAACAAAACTTTTACTCCTTCCGAAAATGGTTGGTGGAACATCTTTGA
- a CDS encoding BspA family leucine-rich repeat surface protein: MERKKLLFLTLFALYLVISCSKDDGPSPSANTAPDIKAQTFPAAENLTDTATIGTVTATDADKNDKLTFSIAANSSNLFEITTDGKLSLAAGKSLDFETTDEHTITVEVTDNVNNPVFAEITITVTNVIESLAEDPDSFITTWVTTANNETVKIGVNPNLTYDYTIDWGDGTVENLTINSFAAQHQYAQPGAHTVAIKGTFPAILMDKYELVTQADALKLASIEQWGTNPWTSMKNAFIDCKNMVYNATDAPNLSQVTNMSGMFSSAVAFNGDLSGWDVSNVSDMGGMFAGAVTFEGTGLSDWNTSNVNNMSGMFAYAETFNGDLSGWDVSSVTGMIGMFRFANVFNRDLSDWNTGNVTDMSEMFANAVAFNSDLGAWDISNVDNMEDMLSFSGLSSENYSSTLKSWASPNAPQGITLDATGLQYCDDIATGLSLTYLTNDKGWTITDGGPVDCN; this comes from the coding sequence ATGGAACGAAAAAAATTGCTATTCCTGACCCTTTTCGCCTTGTACCTTGTAATTTCCTGTAGCAAGGACGATGGGCCAAGTCCTTCGGCGAACACCGCCCCCGATATCAAGGCGCAGACCTTCCCTGCTGCCGAGAACCTAACTGATACTGCTACCATTGGAACGGTGACCGCTACCGATGCGGACAAGAATGACAAGCTCACTTTTAGTATCGCCGCAAATAGCAGCAACTTGTTTGAGATCACCACAGATGGTAAACTGAGCCTGGCCGCGGGCAAATCCCTGGATTTTGAGACCACTGATGAACACACTATTACCGTGGAGGTAACCGACAATGTCAACAATCCTGTCTTTGCAGAAATTACCATCACCGTTACCAATGTGATCGAGTCCTTGGCCGAGGATCCCGATTCCTTTATCACAACATGGGTTACCACAGCCAACAATGAAACCGTTAAAATTGGGGTTAATCCAAACCTTACCTACGATTATACCATAGACTGGGGAGATGGCACGGTTGAGAACCTTACCATCAATAGCTTCGCTGCCCAGCACCAATATGCCCAGCCAGGGGCCCATACCGTGGCCATAAAGGGCACTTTCCCAGCAATTTTAATGGATAAATATGAGCTTGTCACTCAAGCTGATGCACTTAAATTGGCAAGCATAGAACAATGGGGCACCAACCCGTGGACCAGCATGAAAAATGCCTTCATCGATTGTAAGAACATGGTGTACAACGCCACAGATGCGCCCAATCTCTCCCAAGTGACCAATATGAGTGGTATGTTTAGTTCTGCTGTTGCCTTTAACGGCGACCTCAGCGGCTGGGATGTGAGCAATGTTTCCGATATGGGTGGCATGTTTGCTGGCGCCGTTACCTTTGAAGGGACCGGGCTCAGTGATTGGAACACAAGCAATGTCAACAACATGAGTGGAATGTTTGCTTATGCCGAAACCTTTAACGGGGATCTCAGTGGCTGGGATGTGAGTAGTGTAACCGGTATGATTGGTATGTTCCGGTTTGCAAATGTCTTCAACAGAGATCTAAGTGATTGGAACACCGGCAATGTCACCGACATGAGTGAAATGTTCGCCAATGCTGTTGCTTTTAATAGTGACCTTGGCGCATGGGACATCAGCAATGTCGACAATATGGAAGATATGTTGAGTTTTTCAGGGTTAAGCTCCGAGAACTATAGCAGTACGTTGAAGAGCTGGGCCAGCCCCAATGCTCCACAAGGTATAACTTTAGATGCAACCGGGCTTCAATATTGTGATGACATAGCTACCGGTCTATCGCTTACCTATCTTACCAATGACAAAGGCTGGACCATAACTGATGGTGGTCCTGTCGATTGCAATTGA
- a CDS encoding nicotinate-nucleotide adenylyltransferase, translating to MPTVPSKENAFENIPSIKAKTLRINLNPNIYGTFAEIGAGQETARHFFRAGGASGTIAKAMSAYDKSFSDAIYGIEEDGRYVTQSRLKKMLDHEMRLVEERISRESNPNYLFFTYANTVATIDFSKRYKGHGWVGIRFQLDPNQKEYDEIVLHIRFKQNEARLQQETLGILGVNLMYGAFFKFHKPKKLLKYLYDHIDKDTLEIDMVNFVGPNFKEVDNRLMSLQLIKNNMTDAVMFGPDGNNLLPAAVLYKKNILALRGSFRPVTKVNMDMFKKSYDIFVREQTVEYENTIVVFEITLSNLKASGEIDEQDFMDRAELLCSLGHTVLISKFQEYYKLVEYFNNYTKSKIGLTMGVNNLVDIFDEKYYRDLSGGILEAFGKLFFKDLKVYLYPMKDPETGQIMTSNNVKVHPRMKELYKFFKYNGKVMDIIDYDPDIMHIFSRDVLKKIINGEDGWEEELPEGIAEIIKEKHLFTRKVLPEKEEA from the coding sequence ATGCCTACCGTACCAAGCAAAGAAAATGCTTTTGAAAACATCCCTTCCATAAAGGCAAAGACCCTTAGAATAAACTTGAATCCAAATATTTACGGAACATTTGCCGAAATTGGGGCCGGACAGGAAACAGCGAGACATTTTTTTAGGGCAGGTGGCGCTTCGGGCACCATTGCAAAGGCAATGAGCGCCTATGATAAGTCGTTCAGTGATGCCATTTACGGTATTGAGGAAGATGGGCGGTACGTGACCCAGTCGCGTTTGAAGAAAATGCTGGACCATGAAATGAGGTTGGTGGAGGAACGGATCAGCCGTGAGAGCAACCCCAATTACTTGTTCTTTACGTATGCCAACACTGTTGCCACCATTGATTTTTCCAAACGATATAAGGGTCATGGATGGGTTGGAATCCGATTTCAATTAGATCCAAACCAAAAGGAATACGATGAAATTGTCCTGCATATCCGTTTTAAGCAAAATGAGGCCCGCTTACAACAGGAAACGTTGGGCATTTTGGGAGTCAATCTTATGTATGGGGCATTTTTTAAGTTTCATAAACCCAAAAAACTGCTGAAGTATCTATACGATCATATAGATAAGGACACCTTGGAAATTGATATGGTCAATTTTGTTGGACCCAACTTTAAGGAGGTGGACAATAGATTGATGAGCTTGCAGTTGATCAAGAATAATATGACCGATGCGGTCATGTTTGGCCCCGATGGGAACAATCTTTTACCTGCTGCGGTCCTTTACAAGAAAAATATCTTGGCACTAAGGGGAAGTTTTAGGCCTGTGACCAAGGTGAACATGGATATGTTCAAGAAATCGTACGACATCTTTGTACGGGAACAGACCGTGGAATATGAAAATACCATCGTGGTCTTTGAGATAACCCTCTCCAATCTTAAGGCTTCTGGGGAAATTGATGAACAGGATTTTATGGACCGCGCGGAGCTGCTATGTTCATTGGGACACACGGTGTTGATTTCCAAATTCCAAGAGTATTACAAGTTGGTGGAATATTTTAACAATTATACCAAGTCAAAAATTGGATTGACCATGGGCGTAAACAACCTAGTGGATATTTTTGATGAGAAATATTACCGTGATCTAAGTGGTGGTATCCTTGAGGCTTTTGGAAAATTGTTCTTTAAGGATCTAAAGGTATACCTCTACCCTATGAAGGATCCAGAGACCGGCCAAATTATGACCAGCAATAATGTAAAAGTGCATCCAAGGATGAAAGAATTATACAAATTCTTTAAGTATAATGGAAAAGTAATGGACATTATTGATTATGATCCTGATATTATGCACATTTTCTCCAGGGATGTACTGAAAAAAATCATCAATGGCGAGGATGGATGGGAAGAAGAATTGCCAGAAGGTATTGCCGAAATAATCAAGGAAAAGCATCTCTTTACCCGTAAAGTACTCCCAGAGAAGGAAGAGGCATAA
- a CDS encoding dihydroorotase family protein, producing MNILLKSAKIVCPENKELHLKKRDILIKKGIIEKIAASIETPASIKVVNLENLHVSLGWFDSGVSFGEPGHEERETIANGLNVAGKSGFTDIVLYPNTYPVPDTSSDVVFLKERSLGKPTNLHPLGTLTKNAEGVDLAELYDMKNAGAVAFYDFKQQITNPNLLKIALLYAQNFEGLVFSHPQDVHIKGKGIVHEGEVSTRLGLKGIPALAEELQIARDLFILEYTGGKLHIPTISTAESVKLIANAKKKGLDVSCSVAIHNLVFTDDSLEDFGTNFKVSPPLRTKQDVKSLLKGLKDGTIDFVTSDHIPIDVEGKRVEFDNAIDGTLGLETAFGSLNNIFGLEETISLLTKGRERFNLDAPILKEGEKACLTLFHPDKESTFALENILSTSKNSMFVGAKLKGKVYGVINNDKTSI from the coding sequence ATGAACATTCTGCTGAAGTCTGCAAAAATCGTGTGCCCAGAAAATAAGGAACTACACTTGAAAAAGCGGGACATCCTTATTAAAAAGGGGATTATTGAAAAGATTGCCGCCTCTATTGAAACGCCTGCAAGCATAAAAGTAGTCAATCTTGAAAACCTTCATGTTTCATTGGGTTGGTTTGATAGCGGTGTGAGCTTTGGAGAGCCCGGTCATGAAGAGCGTGAGACCATTGCCAACGGTCTGAACGTAGCCGGCAAAAGCGGATTTACGGATATTGTGCTCTATCCCAACACCTATCCCGTACCCGACACCAGTTCTGACGTGGTATTTTTAAAGGAACGCAGCCTTGGGAAACCAACCAATTTACATCCGCTCGGAACCTTGACCAAAAACGCAGAGGGTGTTGACCTTGCTGAGTTGTACGATATGAAAAATGCCGGAGCGGTGGCCTTTTACGATTTTAAACAACAGATCACCAATCCCAACCTTCTAAAAATCGCCTTATTGTATGCCCAAAATTTTGAGGGACTGGTTTTTTCCCATCCCCAAGATGTCCACATAAAAGGAAAGGGTATTGTGCACGAAGGAGAAGTCTCAACCCGATTGGGATTGAAAGGAATACCTGCCTTGGCCGAAGAACTCCAGATTGCCAGGGATTTATTTATCTTAGAATACACCGGTGGCAAATTGCATATTCCCACCATTTCAACCGCAGAATCCGTAAAACTGATTGCCAATGCCAAGAAAAAAGGCTTGGATGTAAGTTGCAGCGTGGCTATCCATAATTTGGTGTTTACCGATGATTCGTTGGAAGATTTTGGTACAAATTTCAAAGTGTCTCCTCCCCTACGAACCAAACAAGATGTCAAATCGTTGCTAAAAGGTTTAAAAGACGGTACCATAGATTTTGTGACCAGTGATCACATTCCTATTGATGTGGAAGGAAAACGTGTGGAATTTGACAACGCCATTGATGGCACCCTTGGTCTGGAAACCGCATTTGGAAGCCTTAACAATATCTTTGGCCTAGAAGAAACCATATCACTTTTGACCAAAGGCAGGGAACGTTTTAATCTTGATGCCCCTATTTTAAAGGAAGGCGAGAAGGCTTGCCTAACCCTGTTTCATCCAGATAAAGAAAGTACCTTTGCCTTGGAAAACATTTTGTCCACTTCCAAAAACAGTATGTTTGTGGGAGCAAAGCTTAAGGGCAAAGTTTACGGTGTGATCAATAACGATAAAACTTCAATTTAA
- a CDS encoding MBL fold metallo-hydrolase has product MTITFLGTGTSQGIPVIGSDHPVCLSKDPKDKRLRVSVLISWGDYNYVIDCGPDFRQQMLSNPIEKLDGILFTHEHADHTAGIDDIRPFFFRQGDIPIYAHERVIASLKRRFDYIFADENRYPGAPAVQVVPVKKNVPFELGDLEIIPIEAYHNRLQVFGYRFGEFVYLTDVKRVDEDQLKKIKGAKVLVVNALRKEPHHSHFNLEEAIEFAREAGADKTYFTHISHIMGFHEEVEKELPKNIHLAYDNLQLKI; this is encoded by the coding sequence ATGACCATTACCTTTTTGGGCACTGGAACCTCCCAGGGAATACCTGTTATCGGAAGTGATCATCCAGTTTGTTTGAGCAAGGATCCCAAGGATAAAAGATTGCGGGTCTCCGTTTTAATTTCATGGGGCGATTATAATTATGTGATTGACTGTGGCCCCGATTTTAGGCAACAGATGCTCAGCAATCCCATTGAAAAACTGGATGGGATTTTATTCACTCATGAGCATGCCGATCATACTGCCGGTATTGATGACATCAGACCCTTTTTCTTTCGCCAGGGCGATATTCCCATCTATGCCCACGAACGCGTAATTGCCTCCCTAAAAAGACGATTTGATTATATTTTTGCCGATGAAAACAGATATCCCGGAGCACCGGCGGTACAGGTTGTCCCGGTTAAAAAGAATGTACCATTTGAATTGGGGGACCTAGAGATCATTCCCATTGAAGCCTATCATAACCGCTTGCAGGTATTTGGCTATCGGTTTGGAGAATTTGTGTACCTGACCGATGTGAAGCGGGTGGATGAAGATCAACTCAAAAAAATAAAAGGGGCCAAAGTGCTGGTGGTCAATGCGCTCAGAAAAGAGCCCCATCATTCTCATTTTAATTTAGAGGAAGCCATTGAGTTTGCGCGGGAAGCTGGTGCAGATAAAACGTATTTTACGCACATCAGTCATATTATGGGATTTCATGAAGAAGTAGAAAAAGAATTGCCCAAAAACATACATTTGGCATACGATAACCTACAATTGAAGATTTAA